From Carya illinoinensis cultivar Pawnee chromosome 5, C.illinoinensisPawnee_v1, whole genome shotgun sequence, one genomic window encodes:
- the LOC122309323 gene encoding flavonoid 3',5'-methyltransferase-like isoform X1, protein MAAGRAKTILQSQALLKYILETSAYPREPEHLKELREATTKRYSYLSLMNVPVDEGLFLSMLLKIMNAKKTLEIGVFTGYSLLSTALALPADGKIVAVDPNRKAYEVGLPFIQKAGVEHKINFIQSDASSVLNDLITTQGKDEGSFDFAFVDANKDGYLKYHEPLLKLVKIGGVIAYDNTLWFGTVILSDDDEMEDFLRKDREHIVEFNNFLAVDPRIEASLISIGDGLTLCRRLY, encoded by the exons ATGGCAGCCGGCAGAGCGAAGACAATTCTCCAAAGCCAAGCCCTGCTAAAG TACATTCTCGAAACAAGTGCTTACCCCAGAGAGCCCGAGCATTTGAAGGAACTAAGGGAGGCCACGACGAAGAGATACTCATATCT GAGTTTGATGAATGTGCCTGTCGATGAAGGTCTATTCCTCTCGATGCTTCTTAAGATAATGAACGCCAAGAAGACATTAGAGATTGGAGTCTTCACTGGTTATTCTCTTCTCAGTACTGCTCTAGCTCTACCTGCTGATGGCAAG aTAGTAGCTGTTGATCCAAACAGGAAAGCATATGAGGTTGGATTGCCATTTATTCAGAAGGCTGGAGTGGAGCACAAGATTAACTTCATCCAATCAGACGCCTCATCGGTTCTAAATGATCTAATTACCACC CAGGGCAAAGACGAAGGGAGCTTTGATTTTGCATTTGTGGATGCCAACAAGGACGGGTACCTCAAGTATCACGAGCCGCTTCTTAAACTGGTTAAGATCGGTGGAGTAATTGCGTACGATAATACCTTATGGTTTGGGACAGTGATCTTGTCTGATGATGATGAGATGGAAGACTTTTTGAGGAAAGACAGAGAACATATTGTGGAGTTTAACAACTTTCTAGCAGTTGATCCTCGTATCGAAGCATCTCTCATTTCGATCGGTGATGGCCTTACTCTCTGCAGGCGTCTTTATTAG
- the LOC122309323 gene encoding flavonoid 3',5'-methyltransferase-like isoform X2, with amino-acid sequence MAAGRAKTILQSQALLKYILETSAYPREPEHLKELREATTKRYSYLSLMNVPVDEGLFLSMLLKIMNAKKTLEIGVFTGYSLLSTALALPADGKIVAVDPNRKAYEVGLPFIQKAGVEHKINFIQSDASSVLNDLITTGKDEGSFDFAFVDANKDGYLKYHEPLLKLVKIGGVIAYDNTLWFGTVILSDDDEMEDFLRKDREHIVEFNNFLAVDPRIEASLISIGDGLTLCRRLY; translated from the exons ATGGCAGCCGGCAGAGCGAAGACAATTCTCCAAAGCCAAGCCCTGCTAAAG TACATTCTCGAAACAAGTGCTTACCCCAGAGAGCCCGAGCATTTGAAGGAACTAAGGGAGGCCACGACGAAGAGATACTCATATCT GAGTTTGATGAATGTGCCTGTCGATGAAGGTCTATTCCTCTCGATGCTTCTTAAGATAATGAACGCCAAGAAGACATTAGAGATTGGAGTCTTCACTGGTTATTCTCTTCTCAGTACTGCTCTAGCTCTACCTGCTGATGGCAAG aTAGTAGCTGTTGATCCAAACAGGAAAGCATATGAGGTTGGATTGCCATTTATTCAGAAGGCTGGAGTGGAGCACAAGATTAACTTCATCCAATCAGACGCCTCATCGGTTCTAAATGATCTAATTACCACC GGCAAAGACGAAGGGAGCTTTGATTTTGCATTTGTGGATGCCAACAAGGACGGGTACCTCAAGTATCACGAGCCGCTTCTTAAACTGGTTAAGATCGGTGGAGTAATTGCGTACGATAATACCTTATGGTTTGGGACAGTGATCTTGTCTGATGATGATGAGATGGAAGACTTTTTGAGGAAAGACAGAGAACATATTGTGGAGTTTAACAACTTTCTAGCAGTTGATCCTCGTATCGAAGCATCTCTCATTTCGATCGGTGATGGCCTTACTCTCTGCAGGCGTCTTTATTAG